The genomic DNA GCAGGGAGCATTTTGAACGAGTTCTATACAATAGTCTAGACTAATGCAGTGTTCCTTCTTAGTATAGCTCTTTAGTTTGTTTGCTTACCGTAAAATGTTATTCCAAATTATAGTTCAGCAGCGCCCACACTTACATGGGAACCGgttttaagtgaagctttctttgatgttCATGAAAATGTCAAAGCAAACATTATTCAAACATAATGATAATAAGGAAATATTTGCACAAAATGATTGCAAATTGAATTAAATTTACAAAGATTCAACACTAATGATGCAAACGCAATACAGTGTTTGTCTATTCgtgcccagtggcacatacttagctgcccaagttgtctacttggCAAGGCAGCACCCACAAAGTGTGGGGAAGAGgcacagaaagcttcactttaaagaaGCATTagcccgccatggttgcttagtggctatggtgttgggccgctaagcacgaggtcgtgggatcgaatcctggccatggcagctgcattttcaatgggggcgaaatgcaaaaacacccttgtacttagatttaggtgcgcgttaaagaaccccaggtggcccgaattattctggagtcccccactacggcgtgcctcataaatcaGGTTggggttttggcacataaaaagcCATAATTTAAAGAAGCATTGACTGTGTGGGCTTCGGCAAGCAACAGAGCGAGAGGGTGTTCTTGCTAACATGGATTTTTGTTTCCTCTGCGCGGCCTACACAAATAACAGTGTGGCTTCCAGATACGACGCAGTTGCACTAGACGGAACGTACTACCAGAAGAATGGCTTCATCTCGGGCGGCAGCACAGACTTGGCCAAGCGGGCACGGCGCTGGGACGACAAGGCCTTTCACACGCTCAAGGCGCGCAAGGAGAAACTGACGGAGGAGCTGAAGGAGATGATGAAGCGCACCCGCAAGGAGTCGGACCTGACGACGCTGCAGTCACAGATTCGGGGCCTGGAGACACGCGTGCGCTACTCCGTGACGGACCGCGACAACATCCGCAACAAGAGCATGGCCAACCTGGAGCGGGAGATTGCACGCCTCGAGCAGGAGTTGAGCCGACAGGAGCCGCTCCTGAAGAAGCTGGAGGAGGAGATGCGGACCAAGGAGGCGCAGGTCAGTGATTGGCGGACCATTGTTTTTTGATCATTGTCGTCACAACCTGCCTCATAAGTCCACTCCCAGATAAGCGCCTCTCCTTTCTTCACCCACTGCTGTGGTTTATTGGGTATGGCATTCTGCGACTAAGTATGTTCGATGGGGGTAGAATGCAAAAAAAGCTTGcatacttggatttaggtgcacattgaagaacaccgggtggtgaaaattaatccggagacctccactaagatgtccctcataacccactgtgctgCTTTGGCACATTAAACCCCAAAATTATATTTAACTTTTAAAGTTCTCGTTTTTTTCTGCATCATCTGCAGCTACTCAACATCCACAGGTAGCCTAATTTCATTACTCCATCCCGTTTTCTAGCTTCACCTACTTATAGAAAGCCAATCCTCATCTATCTACACACTGCACTACCCTTATGGAAAGCTTTGATTGGATTTTTAAAAGGTAGTAATAATGTATGACAGGTATCTGCAGCCAAGCCACCTGCCGGAAGTTTTTTGCTGCAATATTTACAACAGCTAGTACTAGCTTGCATACCTTTGGTAAACAAAGGTGCAGCCAACAGATATTGGGCATTTTACAATGATCGATCATTACCAATTTTTGTCATCtattatgtcatcatcatcagaaatAATGCAGCTTTGTGCGATGCCCTTTGGCCCTAGCACCACTAGATAGCACACATAAATCAAACCACCCTCAGCTACATGTCTTGTCTCGTGGCATCCGCTGGGCTGTCCTGAACTGCTGATTTCAACCAGAATTTTTTTAACAGGTTTCTTGCATCCTCTGCATCCTTAAAGCCAGACAGCATCATAAAAGGCCAGAATTTTTTAGTTCTCAATGAGCTTTATTGCATTCAGAAATGTGGACTCTATGCTTGAATTCTccaatatacagtatagaccacttataacgcaaccgcttatagtgcaggaccggatatagtgcagtcttttcagactcccgttaattttcccatagcactccatgtatacacgtatcgcttatagtgcagttgcgggaagcgaaataccggttacagcgCGGCTGCCTgagagtacggaagtcagcggagacggcgaacactcccctcaaacgggcgccccaaggagtgctcgaggaagaaagagagacgaagtggaggagaagggcacgtggtgcgaacgaacagccagtgaggctgaaaccagaatcttgagtgcgagtcgtgaaatatcacggcgcgcatagcgagcgagggctacgaaactgccaacgccatccaacgctcgcttcatgataacggcagtaaacgaaacttcatgGAGCAGGCGGCGCCGGTACAGCATGGCGAAGGGCGCAtgtggagaccgtggaatgtgagggaggagggcggcagggaagctgatttcgcctcggcaactccgccgcttcggtggctcccctcgccctccctcgtagctccctcactttcgattGTCACTGCGCGCctgccgctccagccggcccagcgcccgctccccgaagtttcgttttctgccattatagggaagcgggcgtttgccggcttgggcagttttgttggccagcctgggacagcgccgctgcttccctctgcgccctAGCCGCAGCGtacaaggtcaacacgtgactagaaaatagaggaagcataaaggagaaagaagggttcactgccattttctacacgtggctatggtagtgtggctgagacgtcggcacgtacacgcatgttccggcgcaacgcagaatctgcgaccttgccatttgagagagggtgaaatttccaccgcgttgtttttctttctttttttttttttcactcgcgcgcgacattgaggggtctctcccaagcttttactctatggcggtgccggagcaatgccggtcggaggcgccgccgcgtgatttggttcgaattaacgagattcgactgtaaattgaatgcaaacgttctagccgcattccttgactgtcgcatacgcgtggcggctcggtgcacatgttttgcatatgtgcgggccttgaaaattgctgctttggttatagtgcggtaccgcttatagtacggatattcgcgactccggcgacttacgttataagcggtctacactgtatcttGGGTGCAGAAACAAAATCAACTATGTAGCTACACTCAGTGGACTTGGGAAAATCGCATCGATTTcacatacagtatagaccacttataacgtaaccgtttaaagtgcagaactggctacaacgcagccttttccgactcccgtttaccctcccatagaacttcatgtatacgcataccgcttacagtgcagtgGCGTGAGACataataccggttataatgcggcttccgcgggaaaatcacGCCGACAAGAGCGGcagcgagcatgcttctcaacaaggtgcgtgctcccggccggcgtatgcattattcaatgcaatcaaactctcgttaattcggacttatttggccgcacatcggttaattcggactactttcagagctcggtgagcgaggagcgccgctaATGTGCAACGTAAAAGAGcgagaacggcgctagcgtccaaccaaaacgaagcggcggagtctgcatcgccacagccatcagttaaAGTTGTACGTGAagtgacagcaacgccggaacgcttcgagcctatttgtgtctttaaagcctgtattctagcgtctaccgctgcgcataacaccacgttggtcgcgggctttcgtaactgcgtagtcgtcatccacgatcacgtcgatagcggccgcggttttctccgcagtggttgcggcgaacagtaatttcgtttttactcagtatgcgcgtcggccgcgtgcctaaagaactgcgtagtcgccattgatgatcgcatagatagcgaccgcggcttcgactgcagttgttgcagcgaatcgtagttaattcgtccagacttggtGTGTGCGTCAGGCGCGTGTCTTCAGCACCGTGCGCAAAGTTGCCGTTCATAATCACGTCGATAGCGGTCCCggtttttttccgcagcggttgcggcaagcagttgtttcgttttgacttggtgaagagcaccggctacatcgcgattatgttttcgccagctcacaggggaaaacgtaatcgcgatgtgcgcgcgatagtacgaagcgtgtctacatgcttggtctacatgttttgcatacatgcagggcttgaaaattgttttggttatagtgcggtacagcttatagtgcagatattcgcgactccggcgacttacgttataagcggtctacactgtatttgccTCATGTTAGTCCTTACTATcaggaaaaaagaaattaagaaaCCAACCATGTAGCGTCGTAATGGCACTGCCAGCAAAAACAATCTCGTAGCACTTTCTTCAAggacatttcgcacatgtgaacCAGTCTTTCAGAAAAGGTCTAATAAGTGCCATACAATATATCCACCATGTTTAAAAGGTGCACAAGGGGCATTAAATCAGTCTAGTTTGGTAAGGTATCCTTTCAAAGCTCTGTTTTCATACGATAGAAAAAGGTTTATTATTAGTagagaaaatgaaagcaaaaCATCCTGTTCCTGAATTTTGAGCCTAAATGTCAGCATTGTGCCTAAACCCCAGTGCCTGTTTTCATGAGTTTCAATATCAGCTGAGCTGCCACTGCTAGGCGCCCTGTAGTGACAACTGCATCTCACATGCCACTCCACAACATTTTAGAAACTATCCTTGCATCAAAAGTGATGGGGCCGTTCTCTCTGCTTTGCAGGTGGACGAACTCAAGGAGGCACAGAACGGCATCGAGGACCGCGTGTTCACCGACTTCTGCGCCAGCATCGGTGTCGACAACATCCGGCAGTACGAAGAGCGAGAGCTGCGCGCCACCCAGGAACGTGACCGCAAGCGGCTCGAGTTTGAGAACCAGAAGAGCCGCATCGTCAACCGGCTTGAGTACGAGCGCTCCAAGGACACGGGCGAGAACGTACGGAAGTGGCAGAAGACAGTCGAGGACGACGAGAAGGAGCTGGAGAACCTGAAGCAGGCCGAACAGGCCCAGATGCACTCCATCGACGAGCAAATGCAGGTGAAGTACACTGCCGTGAATATTCTTGTTTGCTGTCGCCTGATTTCGCTGAAACAGCAGTAACATGCTGAAAAATGTACTAGTGTAACGCCGCCTTGGCGCAACACTACCTGCACACTTGATTCAGGTTGAATGCGGGAGTTAGATTTTTGTTCATTACCACTGTGACCATTGGTTGATTATGGCTTTCAGGGTTGCACAAGATACATCAGAACATTGCGGAGGCACGGAAGGAAGTACCCTATCTCTTTATGCTGCGGACACGTGCGAACGCAAGGGCTCAGCGCGGGCCTTTGTCGTCCTTTTCCTCACACCTTAGACGTGAGATATGAAGAGCATGTAATGTGCCCATGTTCATGACTAGTACAGACTCAGCTCGGTGTTCTTCTgctcttcgaaaaaaaaaaaaaaagtgcagcaagCCGCCTTGCTAGTAGAGAATGTAAGGCACACCTGAGATAAGGATCACTGTTTGCCTTTTGGTGAACAGTAAAGAGTATCGTAGCTTaagatgacccccccccccccccccctgattgTTACGGTGGGCACCCATTAGGACTAACTGTAAAGGACCAAAGAATCTGTCCATCTTACCAGAATGTCGTCATAACAGGATTGACCCACAAATGAAATTTTTAGGGGCGTGCAAATATTGAATATCACCGAATCGAATCAATTAGTGAACATTAAAATAATTCGATTCATAAATCCAATATCTACTGTTTGATATGTTTGCTGTAGAGACCTGCGCAGTACCACATGTCGCGTGCACCACGGAGCCCTTTATGTTTGATGCCGCCCAAGTTAGTGTTTTACTTGGCTTTTAGTGCAAAAGGAACGCATGGTACGACGGCCTCTCGTTCTCCACGCCGTTCGCATCGTCAACCTTTCTTCTTTGTTTATAGATGCACCTTgatcttttgtttctttttaatgtGAATTGCATTCTTCGTCTACTTAAGCCATTTTGAGCCCTATCTGCTCAAAGCCTGTCTATATGCTACAGTAAATccttgttaattcgaccctcattaattcggaaaatcgaataattcggacacgtcctttggtTCCGACAGGCGTATgaattatttaatgcaatgaaactcgcTAATTGGGACGTATTTGATCACGCATCAggtaattcggacaactctctgAGCTCAGCAAGCGCGGAGCGACGCAAACGAGCAAAAACGGCGCGTCTGCCGAAACGAAGCGGTGGAGTTCATATTGCTGTAGCCATCAGtagaaatcgtacgtgaatgacagcaacgctaGAACGCTTCGTGcgtatttgtgcctttaaagttttattcttgcgtttaccgccgtgcATAGCACTGCGTTGgtcgcgtgccttcatgactgcgtagtcaccatccatgatcacatcgatagcggccgcagttcCGTCcgtagcggttgcggcaaactgtagtttcattttgactcgatGCATCGGCCACGCACCTTCAGAACAGCAAGGTCGCTGTCTATGACCGTGTTGTCAGCGGCCGCGGTtttgtccgcagcggttgcggcaaacagtagtttcatttttactCGGTGCAAAGTTGTCAGGGATGAAGAGCACCATCTACATCCTGATATACGGCCACCTGGCgacactggcgaaaaaataatcgggatgtgcgcgcggtagtgaaacaCGTGTCTCAGATGAAGGCGTGTGCCGTGGCTTTGCTGTGAatgaagtcgcgaggccttcgccgctgcgatcgctaatcagtcatgagatgatgagaattgcagctttTGCACTGCTTTTGtgaaaaatagaaacaggatttgctgattcattcactaaataaaagcgtgttgacataGTAAGCACTTGTTTATTGTTTTCGCGATACCCtcggataattcgacattcggttaattcggacatttttttcggtcccgtgaaattcgaatgaATGAGGCTTTACTGTATATGATTTGCTGAGATCGATTACTAACTTGCCTGAAGCTACACCCTTTCTAACTAAGAATACAGCCTTTTTAGTGACGTCAGTGATGCTTATTTGATTGTCACGATTCCATCCAGGCACTGGAGAAACTGAAGAGCAGCAAGATCAGCAAGAAGCAGGAGTTGGAC from Dermacentor silvarum isolate Dsil-2018 unplaced genomic scaffold, BIME_Dsil_1.4 Seq13551, whole genome shotgun sequence includes the following:
- the LOC119434615 gene encoding structural maintenance of chromosomes protein 1A; translated protein: MDFCFLCAAYTNNSVASRYDAVALDGTYYQKNGFISGGSTDLAKRARRWDDKAFHTLKARKEKLTEELKEMMKRTRKESDLTTLQSQIRGLETRVRYSVTDRDNIRNKSMANLEREIARLEQELSRQEPLLKKLEEEMRTKEAQVDELKEAQNGIEDRVFTDFCASIGVDNIRQYEERELRATQERDRKRLEFENQKSRIVNRLEYERSKDTGENVRKWQKTVEDDEKELENLKQAEQAQMHSIDEQMQALEKLKSSKISKKQELDGTEESMGEIRKRLTAVQKEIASVQKALTALEARQEQRRQDRHSVFQTCKLEQIPLRLVRGSLDDLDATAPTDDAAAGDEVAASQASITKVYEREGQIEVDYSVLPDELTELDTPEEVKREGNRLNKEIADMQSHLQRIQAPNMRAMEKYVALTFMWNVKNNKAHDKGTKGR